The following are from one region of the Mycetohabitans rhizoxinica HKI 454 genome:
- a CDS encoding undecaprenyl-diphosphate phosphatase: MSLVFLIFLSVLQGVTELFPVSSLGHTLLVPALFDMHINKHAPQLLPFLVALHLGTAFALLWYFRTRWIAIIQGLFGSLGGRRTEDGHLAWALLIGTIPAGIVGVLLEKRIEHVFHDLRIVALALVINGILLWIGDRLQRARAARAPEARVPEALTFRQAALVGIAQIGALIPGFSRSGLTMIAGVGAGMSAEKSAEFAFLLGTPIIFGAGLLEVPKLFHAPAQLADAALGGVLTGIAAYLSVRFLMRYYEGRGRLASFGLYCVIAGLACLGWFFFHPQSLA; this comes from the coding sequence GTGAGCCTTGTGTTTCTGATCTTCCTGAGTGTCTTGCAGGGTGTGACCGAGTTGTTCCCGGTCAGCAGCCTCGGGCATACGCTGCTCGTGCCGGCACTGTTCGACATGCACATCAACAAACATGCGCCGCAACTGTTGCCCTTTCTGGTAGCGCTGCATTTGGGCACTGCTTTTGCGCTGCTGTGGTATTTCCGCACGCGGTGGATCGCGATCATCCAAGGCTTGTTCGGCTCGCTGGGCGGCCGCCGTACCGAGGACGGACATTTAGCCTGGGCGTTGCTGATCGGCACGATTCCGGCAGGCATCGTCGGCGTTCTGCTGGAAAAGCGGATCGAGCATGTCTTTCATGACTTGCGTATCGTGGCATTGGCACTGGTGATCAACGGTATTTTGCTGTGGATCGGCGACCGGTTGCAGCGCGCGCGCGCGGCGCGTGCACCCGAGGCGCGTGTACCTGAGGCGCTAACGTTCAGGCAGGCCGCGCTGGTCGGCATCGCGCAGATCGGTGCGCTGATTCCGGGTTTCTCGCGCAGCGGCTTGACAATGATTGCCGGCGTGGGTGCTGGCATGTCCGCGGAAAAGTCGGCGGAGTTCGCGTTCCTGCTCGGTACGCCGATTATTTTTGGGGCGGGCCTGCTCGAGGTGCCTAAGCTGTTTCACGCACCGGCGCAATTGGCTGACGCGGCGCTAGGAGGCGTGCTGACCGGCATCGCGGCATATCTGAGCGTGCGTTTTCTGATGCGCTATTACGAAGGCCGGGGGCGGTTGGCTTCATTCGGCCTTTATTGCGTGATAGCCGGCTTGGCTTGTCTGGGCTGGTTCTTTTTCCATCCCCAATCGTTGGCGTAG
- a CDS encoding aldose epimerase, with amino-acid sequence MRFQNQDVIELKRERASLLVAPQSGGRLLRWRVGGHDVIGWPDNANWNEPARVRGGNPLLFPFLGRHRVDGTIGRWRDHAGVVRALPMHGFARDLPFEPTIDVANARIDMTLTDSDATRTGYPFGFRFDAIYHLIDGYTLDATLTTTNTGDTPLPYYAGHHFYFSLPHGLRSESRLSLPPARLLYQRDDGAIAEAAAAAREYRLDDARIVDRFHALDPLSGGARVTLHTPSLGRTITLALERPGSIPWYAVTTWTEKPDSDFYCIEPWLGLPDAIHNGLGLRWLAPGASERAVLRIRVELDE; translated from the coding sequence ATGCGTTTCCAGAACCAGGATGTCATTGAACTCAAACGTGAGCGCGCCAGCTTGCTGGTCGCGCCGCAATCAGGAGGCCGTCTATTGCGCTGGCGCGTGGGCGGCCACGACGTCATTGGATGGCCGGACAACGCGAATTGGAACGAGCCCGCCCGGGTGCGCGGCGGCAATCCGCTGCTGTTCCCCTTCCTCGGCCGGCATCGCGTTGATGGCACAATCGGTCGATGGCGCGATCACGCCGGCGTTGTACGGGCGTTGCCGATGCACGGATTCGCCCGCGATCTGCCGTTCGAGCCGACGATCGACGTGGCTAACGCCCGCATCGACATGACGCTGACGGACAGCGACGCGACCCGCACCGGCTATCCATTCGGTTTCCGGTTCGATGCGATCTATCATCTCATCGACGGCTACACCCTTGACGCGACCCTCACGACAACGAACACCGGCGACACGCCGCTGCCGTACTATGCGGGTCATCACTTTTATTTCTCGCTGCCTCACGGGCTGCGGAGCGAATCCCGGCTCTCGTTACCGCCGGCGCGGCTGCTGTACCAGCGCGACGACGGTGCGATCGCCGAAGCGGCTGCCGCGGCACGCGAGTACCGTCTCGACGACGCGCGTATCGTCGACCGTTTTCATGCACTAGACCCGTTGTCAGGCGGGGCGCGGGTCACGCTGCACACACCGTCACTGGGCCGCACGATCACGCTAGCACTCGAGCGCCCCGGCTCGATCCCGTGGTATGCCGTCACGACGTGGACCGAGAAACCTGATTCCGATTTCTATTGCATCGAACCCTGGCTTGGTTTGCCAGATGCCATTCACAACGGACTTGGGTTACGTTGGCTTGCGCCCGGGGCGAGCGAGCGCGCGGTGCTGCGAATCCGCGTAGAGCTTGACGAATGA
- a CDS encoding peptidoglycan DD-metalloendopeptidase family protein, with translation MFQRVCALGSVQCVTVCCGIALLLSACSSAPVGSGFYRVARGDTLSRIAQRNGQSVAAIARWNNLSNPDVIEVGQLLRVAPPTRPAPSRSAAAAPNTTATAKVRPSLAPATTIRLIWPARGDVIRRFNGMDSKGVDIANAPGTPVVAAATGTVVYAGNGLRGYGNLLIIKHNANFLTAYAHNRALLVKEGQNVTQGQTIAEMGDSDSNRVALHFELRYDGKSIDPARYLPPQ, from the coding sequence ATGTTTCAACGCGTGTGCGCCCTCGGTTCGGTGCAGTGCGTGACGGTATGCTGCGGTATCGCGTTGTTGCTGTCCGCGTGCAGTTCCGCCCCGGTCGGTTCTGGCTTCTATCGCGTCGCGCGGGGCGACACGCTTTCGCGGATCGCCCAACGAAACGGCCAAAGCGTCGCTGCGATCGCGCGGTGGAATAATCTGTCCAATCCGGACGTGATCGAAGTTGGCCAGCTGCTGCGCGTCGCGCCCCCGACACGTCCGGCGCCGTCGCGCAGCGCGGCGGCTGCGCCGAACACCACTGCTACGGCCAAGGTCAGGCCTTCGTTGGCGCCCGCCACGACGATCCGCTTGATCTGGCCTGCCCGAGGCGACGTCATACGCCGTTTCAACGGCATGGATTCCAAAGGCGTGGACATCGCGAATGCGCCCGGCACACCCGTGGTCGCCGCCGCAACCGGAACCGTCGTCTATGCCGGCAATGGTTTGCGCGGTTACGGCAACTTGCTGATCATTAAGCACAATGCCAATTTTTTGACCGCCTATGCACACAACCGCGCCCTGCTGGTCAAGGAAGGACAGAACGTCACGCAAGGACAGACCATCGCCGAAATGGGTGATAGCGACAGCAACCGGGTCGCACTGCACTTCGAGCTGCGATACGATGGCAAGTCGATCGACCCGGCCCGCTATTTGCCACCGCAATAA
- a CDS encoding GNAT family N-acetyltransferase, which translates to MRELPNPTLPLASIPLDSRRSLPRPQETVAGQHHLGVAWARTEEELREAQGLRYRVFAEEMGAQLKGPKGQDVDEFDAYCDHLLVRDLNSLQVVGTYRVLPPYQAARIGKLYAESEFDISRLTHLRAKMVEVGRSCVHSDYRSGSVIISLWAGLAEYMLQNGYETMLGCASVPMADGGHYAANLFASLRDASMTAPEYRAFPHTPLPTDDLATGSAVSPPPLIKGYLRLGARICGAPAWDPDFNVADFLTLFRLADINKRYARHFLGELKLS; encoded by the coding sequence ATGCGAGAGTTGCCGAATCCTACCTTGCCGCTTGCGTCCATTCCCCTCGATTCACGCAGGAGTCTTCCTCGGCCGCAAGAAACGGTTGCTGGACAACATCATCTCGGCGTGGCCTGGGCACGGACGGAAGAAGAGCTTCGCGAAGCACAAGGGCTGCGTTATCGTGTCTTTGCAGAAGAAATGGGAGCGCAACTCAAAGGCCCCAAGGGCCAGGACGTCGACGAATTCGACGCGTACTGCGATCATCTGCTAGTGCGCGACCTGAACTCGCTGCAGGTCGTTGGGACCTATCGTGTGCTGCCACCGTACCAGGCGGCACGCATCGGCAAGCTGTATGCAGAAAGTGAATTTGACATTTCGCGCCTTACGCATCTGCGCGCCAAGATGGTCGAAGTCGGGCGCTCGTGCGTGCACTCGGACTACCGTAGCGGCTCGGTGATCATATCGCTATGGGCGGGACTGGCTGAATACATGCTGCAAAACGGCTATGAGACGATGCTTGGCTGTGCGAGTGTCCCGATGGCGGACGGCGGGCATTACGCGGCCAACTTGTTCGCGTCGCTGCGGGACGCGTCGATGACTGCGCCAGAGTACCGGGCCTTCCCCCATACCCCGCTGCCGACGGACGACCTTGCCACCGGCTCTGCGGTATCCCCACCGCCGCTGATCAAGGGCTATTTACGCCTAGGCGCGAGGATATGCGGCGCACCCGCATGGGATCCGGATTTCAACGTCGCAGATTTCCTCACGCTGTTCCGCCTCGCCGATATCAACAAGCGCTACGCGCGCCACTTCCTGGGCGAGCTTAAATTAAGTTGA
- a CDS encoding copper chaperone PCu(A)C — translation MKLLALLLTGVLTWLSPISASAKLPVSSDITSVEKSVWIRWLPNALPAAGYITLKNSSEQPVDVTKIKSPDYQNIAIYQTVNDAESSKMVKLDKFTIPAKGEFALVPGKYHLMFEKPTHLITPGNDARVIFFLSDGKVFKVKMPVRTSPELY, via the coding sequence ATGAAATTGCTTGCTCTGCTGTTAACTGGTGTATTGACTTGGCTTTCCCCTATCTCGGCATCTGCCAAACTGCCCGTGTCGTCTGACATCACATCAGTGGAAAAGTCAGTATGGATACGCTGGCTACCTAATGCACTGCCTGCTGCTGGCTATATCACCTTGAAAAACAGTTCTGAACAGCCAGTTGATGTCACGAAGATCAAAAGTCCAGATTACCAAAATATTGCGATCTATCAAACTGTAAACGATGCAGAATCTAGTAAAATGGTTAAATTGGATAAATTTACCATCCCGGCAAAAGGAGAATTTGCGCTGGTTCCGGGTAAATACCACTTAATGTTTGAAAAACCAACTCATTTGATTACGCCGGGCAACGATGCTAGAGTTATTTTCTTTCTTTCGGATGGCAAGGTTTTTAAAGTAAAAATGCCAGTGCGTACGTCGCCAGAACTTTATTAA
- a CDS encoding DUF883 family protein, whose amino-acid sequence MTEVNKENLMSDIKTVLSDAEDLLKQAASTTGERATELREKALARLKQAKEKAADVQVVVVEKGKKAARATDDYVHDHPWTSIGVAAGVGILIGLLINRK is encoded by the coding sequence ATGACGGAAGTTAACAAGGAGAATTTAATGTCGGATATCAAAACCGTCCTGTCGGACGCCGAGGACCTGCTCAAGCAAGCAGCAAGCACGACGGGCGAACGCGCGACCGAATTGCGCGAAAAGGCCCTTGCGCGCCTGAAGCAAGCAAAGGAAAAGGCGGCCGATGTTCAAGTGGTGGTCGTCGAAAAAGGCAAGAAGGCGGCTCGTGCCACGGACGATTACGTCCACGATCATCCATGGACATCCATCGGTGTCGCCGCCGGGGTCGGCATATTGATTGGACTGCTGATCAACCGCAAGTAG
- a CDS encoding phage holin family protein, which translates to MSHDTQSSPPNHGPLRRLIGSVFSLLQTRLELIGIELAEEKERLLGALFAGLAAMMFATMALITLTVLIAAAFWETYRWQALAGLTALYVIAALACVHKARSSVRRAPLIFEETLAEFDKDRAIFRKPSP; encoded by the coding sequence ATGAGCCACGACACTCAATCGTCACCGCCGAATCACGGCCCACTGCGACGCCTGATCGGATCGGTCTTTTCCCTGCTCCAAACGCGCCTGGAGTTGATCGGTATCGAACTCGCGGAAGAAAAGGAGCGGCTGCTCGGTGCATTGTTCGCTGGCCTCGCGGCCATGATGTTTGCAACAATGGCGCTGATCACCCTAACCGTCCTGATCGCCGCGGCGTTCTGGGAAACGTATCGATGGCAGGCGTTGGCTGGACTCACCGCGCTATACGTTATCGCGGCACTCGCCTGCGTGCACAAGGCGCGTTCGAGCGTGCGGCGCGCACCTTTGATTTTCGAGGAAACGCTAGCCGAATTCGACAAGGACCGTGCCATTTTCCGCAAGCCATCGCCATGA
- a CDS encoding DUF3318 domain-containing protein, with translation MNHPYSNSRLAQPASVRGSGDPKVRAIRKELLLARADLDRLDIAQAGQELRQGVTKFSWLGRLMPGISRFRSLRRLPAIGALLGQHPVLGSIASAAFSGPVRRMVMRNAKPLLKWTVVGTIAWRGYKLWKAVRPQRSMPAAAARHTGPTAHSRDAHRDA, from the coding sequence ATGAACCATCCCTATTCCAACAGCCGTCTTGCCCAACCAGCCTCAGTGCGCGGGTCGGGCGATCCCAAGGTGCGAGCGATCCGTAAGGAGCTCTTGCTGGCGCGCGCCGATCTCGACCGGCTGGACATCGCTCAAGCCGGCCAAGAACTGCGCCAAGGCGTCACAAAGTTCAGTTGGCTTGGCCGGCTGATGCCCGGCATCAGTCGGTTCCGCTCATTGCGCCGGCTTCCGGCCATCGGCGCATTGTTGGGTCAGCATCCGGTGCTCGGCTCGATCGCGTCGGCCGCGTTCTCCGGCCCCGTGCGTCGCATGGTGATGCGCAACGCCAAACCGTTGCTGAAATGGACCGTGGTGGGCACCATCGCGTGGCGCGGCTACAAGCTGTGGAAGGCGGTACGCCCACAACGCAGCATGCCAGCCGCCGCCGCAAGGCACACCGGCCCAACCGCGCACTCGCGTGATGCCCATAGGGACGCTTAG
- a CDS encoding prepilin-type N-terminal cleavage/methylation domain-containing protein: protein MFRQRGSALPFVLIFAAALTALLGSSLDALRSTARMERGFIAHIEAFHAADSALRWCERYVTHAYDIGTPIHGATPDPMQAAPGWHQRALFDEEADSAIQPVRRWRAGGRAPQCLIEAVNVSEAGAVAYLLTARGFAVDEESEIWLQAIMWGGETQTDGAYWMAVRGPQAVLSTVRRRGMTLVELAVALALVAILATYALPVYREQMRRGMRVAAVSAVYRAAHHVEIQHIQRAPALGGAGVATDPIVLPAELVRVPPGARAAYALRVTGATRSNGGYSVIAEPLQDGPMADDHLCGAFRLDATGQRSNAGAAGAAGGAASPSNPAGILSRWHEHAYCWTR from the coding sequence ATGTTCAGGCAGCGTGGCAGCGCGCTGCCGTTCGTGTTGATATTCGCCGCCGCGTTGACCGCATTGCTCGGATCATCATTAGACGCGTTGCGCTCGACGGCGCGCATGGAGCGTGGATTCATCGCGCATATCGAAGCATTTCATGCGGCGGATTCAGCGCTGCGATGGTGCGAACGTTACGTGACGCATGCGTATGACATCGGCACACCGATCCATGGTGCCACACCCGACCCGATGCAGGCCGCGCCCGGATGGCATCAGCGCGCGCTATTCGACGAGGAGGCCGATAGCGCGATACAACCGGTGCGTCGTTGGCGTGCCGGCGGGCGGGCACCGCAGTGCCTGATCGAGGCGGTGAATGTTTCGGAGGCTGGCGCGGTCGCTTATCTGCTGACCGCGCGCGGCTTCGCGGTCGATGAAGAGAGCGAGATATGGTTGCAGGCGATTATGTGGGGTGGCGAGACGCAGACGGACGGTGCGTACTGGATGGCGGTTCGTGGCCCGCAGGCCGTTTTGAGCACGGTGCGACGCCGGGGCATGACGCTGGTCGAACTGGCGGTGGCATTGGCGCTTGTTGCTATTCTCGCAACGTATGCGTTGCCGGTGTATCGTGAGCAAATGCGTCGCGGCATGCGGGTAGCTGCCGTCAGCGCCGTTTACCGCGCCGCTCACCATGTCGAGATCCAACACATACAGCGTGCGCCGGCGCTCGGCGGGGCTGGCGTCGCCACGGATCCCATTGTCCTTCCAGCGGAATTGGTGCGCGTGCCGCCGGGTGCGCGCGCCGCCTATGCGCTGCGGGTTACCGGCGCGACGCGGTCCAATGGCGGGTACTCTGTGATAGCTGAGCCGCTGCAAGATGGTCCGATGGCCGACGATCACCTGTGCGGTGCATTCCGGCTCGATGCCACTGGGCAGCGAAGCAATGCCGGCGCTGCCGGGGCCGCCGGCGGCGCTGCCAGCCCGTCGAACCCAGCGGGCATCCTTTCACGATGGCACGAGCATGCGTATTGCTGGACTCGATGA
- a CDS encoding PilW family protein: protein MISTSCRRDEGHTLVELLLSSTIGLMLMLLLAGSYGTLSGVLGHVDETRRAAAAGLQALEIIVAHARLAGMPRAFPQTWRASTTSTATQAAEASDVPVGDETIRDPPIFGCERGIPEREQAGRCRAVMHDSDGVVFRYAADPVATWPSKDNWPTDCLGQNVTGDTIAVRFYVQASTPEQPELYCRGNGHDVAAQPLVEGIEQLRLSYWLAGAHAAVRASSLSESDWRRIVAIDVCVVSRGPVAMRPTAYLDCDGNRVTPADRRVRTVWMRRVAIRNVVAGGA from the coding sequence ATGATCAGCACGTCATGCAGGCGCGATGAGGGGCATACGCTGGTGGAATTGCTCCTTTCATCGACCATTGGCTTAATGCTCATGCTCTTGCTAGCCGGGTCCTACGGTACGCTCAGTGGGGTGCTCGGTCATGTCGACGAGACCCGCCGAGCCGCGGCCGCCGGCCTACAGGCGCTGGAGATCATTGTGGCGCATGCAAGGCTTGCCGGAATGCCGCGAGCTTTCCCACAGACATGGCGTGCCTCAACGACTTCAACGGCGACGCAGGCCGCCGAAGCATCCGATGTACCCGTTGGGGATGAGACGATCCGAGACCCGCCGATCTTCGGTTGTGAGCGCGGCATACCCGAGCGCGAGCAAGCTGGGCGGTGCCGCGCGGTCATGCACGATTCGGACGGCGTGGTTTTTCGGTATGCGGCTGACCCCGTGGCGACCTGGCCATCGAAAGACAACTGGCCCACTGATTGCCTGGGCCAGAACGTGACGGGCGATACGATTGCGGTGCGTTTCTACGTGCAGGCGAGTACGCCCGAGCAACCGGAGCTTTATTGCCGGGGCAATGGCCACGACGTGGCGGCACAGCCGTTGGTCGAGGGTATCGAACAGTTACGGTTGTCCTATTGGCTTGCCGGCGCTCACGCCGCGGTTCGCGCGTCGTCGTTATCCGAGTCGGACTGGCGTCGTATCGTAGCCATCGATGTCTGCGTCGTGTCGCGCGGACCGGTGGCCATGCGTCCGACGGCCTACCTCGACTGCGACGGCAATCGGGTGACGCCGGCCGATCGACGGGTCCGTACCGTCTGGATGCGCCGCGTGGCGATTCGCAACGTCGTTGCGGGCGGCGCGTGA
- a CDS encoding GspH/FimT family pseudopilin, whose translation MERYRAARRRGFMLTEICTVMAISLALAAWVIPSLDEWRSREQIRVAARALARTLSLARSEAVARQAPVTVCRSDGAGRCILPGRPCATGALDWSCGWLVQARQPGVGARPVVLHAQPAVSEVTITGSTTEMRFLPPAGLSVGTFRGFAVRAARASPRIAALHVRLAAGGRALIRADAYRK comes from the coding sequence GTGGAACGATATCGAGCCGCGCGGCGGCGCGGATTCATGCTGACCGAGATCTGCACGGTCATGGCGATTTCATTGGCGTTAGCGGCATGGGTCATTCCGTCGCTCGACGAATGGCGTTCGCGTGAGCAAATTCGGGTGGCGGCGCGTGCACTGGCGCGCACGTTGTCGTTGGCTCGCAGCGAGGCCGTAGCGCGGCAGGCGCCGGTGACGGTCTGTCGCTCGGATGGTGCGGGCCGGTGCATCTTACCCGGCCGACCGTGCGCCACGGGCGCGCTGGACTGGTCCTGCGGCTGGCTGGTGCAGGCCCGGCAGCCTGGCGTCGGCGCGCGGCCGGTCGTGCTACACGCACAACCGGCTGTGAGCGAGGTAACGATCACTGGCAGTACGACGGAGATGAGGTTCCTGCCGCCTGCTGGCTTATCTGTTGGCACCTTTCGTGGCTTTGCGGTGCGCGCAGCGCGCGCGTCACCGCGTATTGCGGCGTTGCATGTCCGCCTTGCGGCAGGTGGCCGTGCGTTGATCCGTGCCGATGCGTATCGCAAATGA
- the nrdR gene encoding transcriptional regulator NrdR, translating to MRCPFCRHDDTQVVDSRVSEDGAAIRRRRRCPACDKRFTTYERVELALPTVVKKDGTRVEFDRRKILSSMQLALRKRPVAAEAIDEAVARVEYQLLASGEREVRSERLGELVMDALRKLDKIAYVRFASVYKRFEDVSEFKNLIDEFGRSAAGTPGPASRKRQS from the coding sequence ATGCGCTGCCCGTTTTGCCGGCACGACGACACCCAGGTGGTGGATTCGCGCGTGTCGGAGGACGGCGCAGCGATCCGTCGCCGCCGCCGCTGCCCAGCTTGCGACAAGCGTTTCACGACATACGAGCGGGTCGAGCTTGCGCTGCCGACGGTCGTCAAGAAGGATGGCACGCGAGTCGAATTTGACCGTCGCAAGATTTTGTCCAGCATGCAGCTTGCGTTACGCAAGCGGCCCGTGGCCGCCGAGGCGATCGACGAAGCGGTTGCGCGTGTCGAATACCAGTTGCTGGCATCCGGCGAGCGCGAGGTGCGCAGCGAACGGCTCGGCGAGTTGGTCATGGACGCGTTGCGCAAGCTCGACAAGATCGCCTACGTGCGTTTCGCGTCGGTGTATAAGCGCTTTGAGGACGTGTCCGAGTTCAAGAATCTGATCGATGAGTTTGGTCGATCTGCAGCCGGCACGCCCGGCCCTGCCTCGCGCAAGCGGCAATCGTAG
- the glyA gene encoding serine hydroxymethyltransferase — protein MFDKAEQTIANVDPQVWQAIQNENRRQEDHIELIASENYTSPAVMAAQGSQLTNKYAEGYPGKRYYGGCEYVDVVEQLAIERVKQLFGAEAANVQPNSGSQANQGVFFAVLKPGDTIMGMSLAHGGHLTHGSPVNLSGKWFNVVSYGLNENEDINYDAAEQLAQQHKPKLLVAGASAFSLRIDFERLARIAKSVGAYFMVDMAHYAGLIAAGVYPNPVPHADFVTTTTHKSLRGPRGGVILMKAEYEKAVNSAIFPGIQGGPLMHVIAAKAVAFKEALAPQFKTYQQQVVDNARVLAETLVKRGLRIVSGRTESHVMLVDLRAKQITGKAAEAALGAAHITVNKNAIPNDPEKPFVTSGIRLGSPAMTTRGFGPAQAEQVGNLIADVLDKPDDAATIERVRGQVAELTRRFPVYK, from the coding sequence ATGTTTGACAAAGCCGAGCAAACCATTGCGAACGTCGATCCGCAGGTCTGGCAGGCGATTCAGAACGAGAACCGCCGGCAAGAAGACCATATCGAATTGATCGCGTCGGAAAACTATACGAGCCCGGCGGTGATGGCGGCCCAGGGCTCTCAACTGACCAACAAGTACGCCGAAGGGTATCCTGGCAAGCGCTACTACGGCGGTTGTGAATATGTCGATGTGGTCGAGCAGCTGGCGATCGAACGGGTCAAGCAGCTGTTTGGCGCGGAGGCGGCGAACGTACAACCCAATTCGGGTTCGCAGGCTAATCAGGGGGTGTTTTTCGCGGTGCTCAAGCCGGGCGATACGATTATGGGCATGAGCCTCGCGCACGGCGGCCACCTGACGCACGGCTCGCCGGTCAACCTGTCCGGCAAGTGGTTCAATGTCGTCAGCTACGGGCTGAACGAGAACGAGGACATCAACTATGACGCAGCCGAGCAGCTCGCGCAGCAGCACAAGCCGAAGCTGCTCGTCGCGGGCGCGTCGGCGTTCTCGTTGCGCATCGACTTCGAGCGCCTGGCACGGATCGCGAAGTCGGTCGGCGCCTATTTCATGGTGGACATGGCGCACTATGCGGGGCTGATTGCCGCCGGCGTCTATCCGAACCCGGTGCCGCATGCCGATTTCGTGACGACGACTACGCACAAGAGCTTGCGCGGTCCGCGTGGCGGTGTGATCCTGATGAAGGCCGAGTACGAGAAGGCGGTCAATTCAGCGATTTTCCCGGGCATCCAGGGCGGTCCGTTGATGCACGTGATCGCAGCGAAGGCCGTTGCGTTCAAGGAAGCGCTCGCGCCGCAGTTCAAGACCTACCAGCAGCAGGTCGTGGACAATGCGCGCGTGCTCGCCGAAACGCTGGTCAAGCGCGGCTTGCGGATCGTGTCCGGCCGCACCGAAAGCCATGTGATGCTGGTCGACCTGCGTGCGAAGCAGATCACGGGCAAGGCTGCGGAAGCCGCGTTGGGCGCCGCGCACATCACCGTGAACAAGAATGCGATCCCGAACGATCCGGAAAAGCCATTTGTGACTAGCGGCATCCGGCTCGGCTCGCCGGCCATGACCACGCGCGGTTTCGGTCCCGCCCAGGCCGAGCAGGTCGGCAATCTGATTGCCGATGTGCTGGACAAGCCGGACGACGCAGCGACGATTGAGCGGGTGCGCGGCCAGGTCGCCGAACTCACGCGCCGGTTTCCGGTGTACAAGTAA
- the ybgC gene encoding tol-pal system-associated acyl-CoA thioesterase — MPRMNMISPEPAAQPGFTWPVRVYFEDTDAGGIVFYANYLKFFERARTEWLRACGIDQRRLADTQQIMFVVRSTAVDYRAPARLDDVLIIDSRIERLGPASVDFYQQASCNGKVLSTSTIRVACVQRATIRPVPLPDAVRQALLSGPRDAGLSTLAR; from the coding sequence ATCCCGCGGATGAACATGATCTCGCCTGAACCAGCAGCCCAGCCCGGCTTTACGTGGCCAGTACGCGTATATTTCGAGGACACCGACGCCGGCGGCATTGTCTTCTACGCCAATTACCTGAAGTTCTTCGAGCGGGCCCGCACCGAGTGGCTGCGCGCATGTGGCATCGACCAGCGACGGCTGGCCGACACCCAGCAGATCATGTTCGTCGTGCGCAGCACCGCGGTCGATTACCGCGCCCCGGCGCGCCTGGACGATGTGCTCATCATCGACAGTCGCATCGAGCGGCTCGGCCCCGCCTCAGTCGATTTTTACCAACAGGCAAGCTGCAACGGCAAGGTGCTGTCCACCAGCACAATCCGCGTGGCCTGCGTCCAGCGCGCGACAATCCGGCCCGTGCCACTGCCTGACGCTGTACGCCAAGCGCTGCTGAGCGGCCCGCGCGACGCGGGGCTGTCAACGCTCGCACGCTGA
- the tolQ gene encoding protein TolQ, translated as MNNAQDLSIIALVLNASLLAQAVMALLLLLSLMSWTFIFRKWFSIRRARAQTELFERDFWSGGELQSLYQSAANNRHTIGALERIFESGMREFLKAKEKRVADPGAILDGARRAMRAAFQREMDALEANLAFLASVGSVSPYIGLFGTVWGIMNAFRGLANVQQATLASVAPGIAEALVATAIGLFAAIPAVVAYNRYAHDIDRLSIRFETFIEEFSNILQRQTH; from the coding sequence ATGAATAACGCACAAGACCTTTCGATCATTGCGCTTGTATTGAACGCAAGCCTGCTGGCGCAAGCCGTCATGGCACTGCTGCTGTTGCTGTCGCTCATGTCCTGGACTTTCATCTTCCGCAAATGGTTCTCGATCCGTCGCGCCCGCGCGCAGACGGAATTGTTCGAGCGCGATTTCTGGTCAGGTGGAGAGCTGCAGTCGCTTTACCAGAGCGCGGCGAACAATCGTCATACGATTGGCGCCCTCGAGCGGATCTTCGAGTCAGGCATGCGTGAATTCCTAAAAGCCAAGGAAAAACGCGTCGCCGACCCCGGTGCGATACTGGATGGTGCACGTCGCGCGATGCGTGCCGCGTTCCAGCGCGAAATGGATGCGCTCGAAGCCAATCTAGCGTTTCTTGCGTCGGTCGGCTCGGTGAGCCCGTACATCGGCCTGTTCGGCACGGTCTGGGGCATCATGAACGCGTTTCGCGGGCTTGCGAACGTGCAGCAGGCGACGCTGGCCAGCGTCGCGCCCGGCATCGCGGAGGCGTTGGTCGCCACCGCCATTGGCCTGTTCGCGGCCATCCCGGCGGTGGTCGCCTATAATCGCTACGCACACGACATCGACCGCCTGTCGATCCGCTTCGAGACCTTCATCGAAGAATTCTCAAACATCCTGCAACGGCAGACTCACTGA